The DNA region GACGTTGTAAATCACCTGCACGGTCTCGGCCACGCCCTCCTCGACGGCGCGGATGGCGTTTTCCGGCTGGTGGTCGTTGATGGAGATGCCGAAATGCTTGATCTTGCCGTCGCGCTTGAGCTGGGCCACCGCGTCCTGCCAGTCGCCCTGCCCCAGCCACGAGTCGTTCCAGACGTGGAACTGCTGCACGTCCACCCCGTCCATGCCGAGGTTCGACAGGCTGCGCTCGGTGCATTCGATCACGTAGTCGCCGGGAAACGCCTCGTCGGCGGTGGTCTGCGGGCGGGCGGGCCACTGGCGGTTTTTCGGGGGAATCTTGGTGGCGACGATCACGCCCTCCCGCTCGCGGGCGACCTGGCCCACCAGTTTCTCGCTGTGCCCCTCCCCGTAGGCGAGCGCCGTGTCGATGAAGTTGCCCCCCAGGTCGAGGTAACGGCGCAGGGCGCCCAGGCTCTCGTCGTCCTGCGCGCCGATCCACTGCACGCCGCTGATCCCCCACGCGCCGTACCCGATCTCCGTGACTTGCAGGCCCGTGCGGCCCAGCGAACGCTTGTGCATCGTCATACCGCGCACCCTACGCCGCCGAGAGCGTGGGCGGCGTGAAGCAAGGGTTCAGAAACGCCGGGCCTCCGTCTCCATGCTTCTCGCCGATGTCATTCCACTCCACGAGCAGGTTCAGCCTCCCGCCCGAGTCCCGGGTGTCCCGCCCGAACTCCTGATGGGAGGCTTCGATGACGTGGAACGACCCCTCGCACGACCGGTCTCGTTGCGCAGCGTCGCCAGCGCCTCCTCCTGCCGCCGGGGGACCTCCACCGCTCACTCGCGGACGCTCGTCAGGCTGCCAGGACCGTACCGCTCCGGTTGGACAAGGAGGAGCAGTTTCTTTTCAAACGATAATCAGAAGGCCGTCTTTTGTTGACACTCATCAGGTCCCAGGGCAGAATGCCCGGACGAGAGGCCTCCTATGACGACAGACTCCCCGGCTCCCCCCATCCCCGCCCGGTCCTGGGCCATCATCGACTCCACGCTGCGGGAGGGCGAGCAGTTCGCGCGCGGGAATTTTGGGCAGGGCGACAAGATCGAGATCGCGCGGGCGCTCGACGCCTTCGGGGCGGAATTTCTGGAGGTCACGACACCGATGGTGAGCGCGCGGACGGCCCAAGACATCCGCGTGCTGACCGGGCTGGGGCTGAGGTCGAAGATTCTGACGCACGTGCGCTGTCACATGGAGGACGTGCGGCGGGCGGTGGACCTCGGGGTGGACGGGCTTGACCTGCTCTTCGGCACGAGTTCCTTCCTGCGGGAATTCAGCCACGGCAAGAGCATCGGGCAGATCATCGACACGGCCTCGGAGGTCATCGGGTGGATCAAGACCAACCACCCGGACCTCCAGATTCGCTTCAGCGCGGAGGACACCTTCCGCTCCCAGGAGGCCGACCTGATGGCCGTGTACCGGGCCGTCTCCGATCTGGGGGTGCACCGGGTCGGGCTGGCGGATACGGTGGGGGTCGCCACGCCCCGGCAGGTGTACACGCTCGTGCGCGAGGTGCGCAAGGTCATCCACGCGGAGTGCGGCATCGAGTTTCACGGGCACAACGACACGGGCTGCGCGGTGTCGAACGCCTACGAGGCCATCGAGGCGGGGGCCACGCACATCGACACGACCATCCTGGGGATCGGCGAGCGCAACGGCATCACGCCGCTGGGGGGCTTCCTGGCACGGATGTTCACCTTCGACCCGCAGGGGCTGATCGACAAATACAACCTCGACCTGCTGCCCGAACTCGACCGCATGATCGCCCGGATGGTGGGGTTGCCGATCCCCTGGAACAACTACCTGACGGGCGAATTCGCCTACAACCACAAGGCGGGGATGCACCTCAAGGCGATCTACCTCAACCCCGGCGCGTACGAGGCCATCCCGCCCGGCGTCTTCGGCGTGGGCCGCCGCATCCAGGCCGCGAGCAAGGTGACGGGCAAGCACGCGATTCTCCACAAGGCGCGCGAACTGGGCCTGCACTACGGCGACGAGGCGCTGCGGCAGGTCACCGACCACATCAAGTCGCTGGCCGAGCATGGAGAACTGGACGACGCGCATCTGGAGCAGGTGCTCAGGGAGTGGGTGAGTGCTTAGGCTGGAAAACGATGACCCGGAAATTGACAGGGAACAGTCCCTCGCCCAACTCCATCACCTTCTCCCGTTGAAGCCTTCGAGCTTCCGTTCAGGGTTGATCAGCCGCTGCGAACGCCTTCCGGTCACCCCTCTGCGGGAGTTCGAGCCGGGTGATCTGAGAGTCATGCTCCATCAGACAGCCGAGTTCTGAAGCGGTTCACCCGACCTGCTTCTCAGCACCCAGGCCGTTACGGGTTGGGCGCTTCTGGAAGCCGAGCCGTCTGAACCTGTGCGGAGGGACATAGAGGACTTCAGGGCAAGGACGGCTCCCCCCTCCAGTGACGTGCTGAAATAGCCCGGAGATGACCTCGACCGAGATCTCCGCCCTTTACCGCGTCCTCTCCCCGCCCGGTTCCGAGGGGGGCAAAACGGTTGCCGTCTTCCCCACGACCTCCGGCGACCTCCAAACGCGGGCCGCCCAGTCCGGTGCCCCCCTCTCCGTCTTCATCGAGTCGGCGGACGTGTCGGGCGTGGCGCTGCGGGTCTTTACCCCGACCAGGGAGAAGGGCAGTTCGGACTCAGGGGCACTCGCGGCCCTCGCCTTCCTGCAATCCCAGGGGACTCTGCTCGATGTGGTGGACGTGACGATGGGCGGCGAGGTCTTTCCAGCGCAACTGTGCGGCGGCGAGTGGTTGCTGCGGCAGGGGGACGTGACGGTGCGGGAGGTGGAGGCGGACCTCTCCCCCTTCGGCGTGACCGGGAGAACCGCCTGGGTCGCCTCGGCGGGCCGCCCGAATCTGGTCGTGGAGGTCGCGGACATGGCGGCGCTCGAAGGCTTCATGCCGGACGTAAATGCCATCTCGGCCCTCAACCGGGCGACGGACACGACCGGCCTGGTGCTCTTCACGATGGGCGGGCCGAACCGGGCGGACGCGAGCTTCCGGGCGTTCGGGCCGCCGAGGGGCTTTCTGGAGGACGCGGCGAGCAGCAACATGTTCGCCTGCCTGGTCGGGGTGCTGGGGGTCCTGGGCCGCCTGCCCACGACGACGAACATGATCCGGGGGGCACAGCGGATGCCGGGGGCGCCCTCGCGGCTGACGGCGCAGTTCACGTCCGCCCCGGACGGCGCGGCGGACGTGTGGGTGGGCGGACGGGCGGAGCGGTCACCGCTTTGACGGCGCTGGCGGACCTGCGGCGCGACGGCTCGGGGTCGGCGGTCACGGCGGGCTTCGTGGCCGTGGTGGTCGGGGCGGCGAGCAGCATCGGCCTGCTGGTGGGGGCGGCGCGTGACTTCGGGCTGACCCACGGGCAGACGGTGAGCTGGGTGCTCGCCTGCTACCTGGCGATCAGCGTGACGGGCGCGGTGCTGACCTGGCGCCACCGCGCGCCCGTCAAGATGGCCTGGACGACGCCGGGGCTGGCCCTCGTCGCCTCGCTCGCCGCCGCCCGGGGCCTGAGCTACCCCGAGGTGCTCGGCGCCTATGTCCTGAGCGCCCTGATCATGACCGGGCTGGGGGTGACGGGCGCCTTCGAGAGCGTGACCCGCCGCATCCCGCCCGCGCTGGCGAACGCGCTGCTGGCGGGTGTGCTGCTGCCCTTCGTGCTGGGGGCCTTCCGGGCGCTTCCCGCCGCGCCCCTGCCGGTGGGGGGAATGATCGCCGTCTTCCTGCTGGGCCGGGTATGGTTCGCGCGCTGGGCGGTTCCGGCGGCGCTGCTGGCCGGGGCGGGGCTGTCGTTCGCCTCGGGGGCCGTGGGGCCGGTCACGGGGGGCGGCCTCGGCACGCTGGTCTGGACCACACCCGAGTTCAGCCTGCGCGGCGTCCTCACCCTCGCCCTGCCGATGACGGTCCTCACGCTCGCCTCCCAGCAATTGCCGGGGGTGGCGGTGCTGCGGGCGTGCGGCTTCGGACGGGTGCCGACCTCGCCCCTGATCACGTGGTCGGGGGTGGCGAGCGTGCTGTCGGCCCCCTTCGGAGCGCACACGACCAACCTCGCGGCGATCACGGCGGCCATTGCGGCGGGCGAGGAGGCGCACCCCGACCCGGGGCGGCGCTGGGTCGCGGGGCTGAGTGCCGCCTTCTTCTACCTGTTGCTGGGCGTGTTCGCGGGCTGGGTGGTGGGTGCGGTGGGGGCCGTCCCCGCCCCGGTGGTCGCGGCGCTCGCCGGGCTCGCCCTCGTCTCGACCACGCTGAGCAGCACGGCCGCCGCCCTGGGCACGGAGGGCGAGCGGGAGGCCGCCTTCCTCACCCTGGCCGTAACTGCCAGCGGCGTGAGTTTCCTGGGCGTGGGAAGCGCGGTGTGGGGCCTGGTGCTGGGGGGCGGGTTCTTGGGCCTGACGCGCTGGAAGGCGAGGTGAGGGGAGGAGAACACGGCGAGCTTCAAAAAGGGAGGCGGGCACGCCCTCGGCGTGCCCGCCTTTCCCCGGTTGTGCCAGAAGGCCACCGCGCCCTCACTCCCGCGCGTCGATGATCTCCTCGGGCACGCTGGCGAGTTCGCCCCGGCGGGCCGCCCGCTTGTCCTGCTCGGCCTCCTCCACCTTCTCGTAGGCCTTGATGATCTTGCCCACCAGGGGGTGACGCACCACGTCCACGTCGGTGAACTCGTGCCAGGCGATGCCCTCGATGTTGCCCAGGACCCGCTTGGCGACCGCCAGCCCGCTCGTGACGTGTCGCGGCAGGTCGATCTGGGTCACGTCACCCGTCACCACGACCTTGGAGGAAAAGCCCATGCGGGTGAGGAACATCTTCATCTGCTCGCCGGTGGTGTTCTGTGCCTCGTCGAGGATGATGAAGGCGTCGTTAAGAGTTCGGCCCCTCATAAAGGCCAGCGGCGCCACCTCGATCACTCCGCTCGTCAGGTACGACTCGAACTTTTCCTGGTCGAGCATGTCGTACAGGGCGTCGTAGAGGGGGCGCAGGTAGGGGTCGATCTTGGCCTGGAGGTCGCCGGGCAAGAAGCCCAGACGCTCGCCCGCCTCGACCGCCGGGCGGGTCAGGATGATGCGCTTGACCTTCTTGCCCTTGAGCGCCTGGACGGCCATCGCCACGGCGAGGTAGGTCTTGCCCGTTCCGGCGGGGCCGACGCCGAAGGTGATGTCGCTGCGCTCGATCTTGTCGACGTAGACCTTCTGGCCGGGCGTCTTGGGCTTGAGACCGCGCGGCAGGTTCAGGCCGGACACCTGCGTCTCCTGGGCGAGGCTGCGGCCCTCGCTGCTCAGCCGTGCGGAGCGGAGCAGGCTCTCGGGGGTGAGTTCGCCGCCCGATCTCACGACGTCGAGGGCGTCGCGCACCATGCGCTCGGCGGCCTGCACATCGGTCTGTTCCCCGGTGATGGTGACGGTCTCCCCCCGCGCGATGATCTTGGCGGGAGTGAGTTCACGCATCCGGCGCAGGTTCGCGTCGCCCGCGCCGAGCAGCGCGAAGGCCTCACGCTGGTTAGCGAGTTGCAGGGTCGCGGACGCGCTTCCGGCGTTCTCGGCCGGGGCGCCGCCTTGGGCGGGGGTGGGCTGGCCTGGGGTGCGGTCGGTCAACGTGGCTCCTGTTCATTCGCGTGCGGCAAAGCGCACTCTCCCCCCAGCGTCTTGGTCGGGGGGAGTCGGGGAACGTGGGATCATTTCGGACGCCCGCATTGTCCGGCGCAGGGCCTGGGGGTGACGTGTGGCGACCCACAATCCGCCCGCGACCTAAGCGAAGGCTCAAAGTTCCCCCGTTCCCCCCACGGCGTGGTCCGGCCCGGAAGCCGGGCGCTAGACTGGCGGGCGTGAGTTCCCCCGACGTCCCCCGCGCCTTCCTGTACGCCGACCCGGCGGCGCATTCCTTATCCCCCGCCATGCACCGCGCCGCCTTCCGGCACGCGGGCTTGCGGGGGGAGTACACGGCGCTGCGCGTGTCCGCCGGGGAACTGGGAGAGGCGGTGGCCCGCTTGCGCGAGCCCGGCGTCCTGGGCGCCAACCTGAGCCTGCCGCACAAGGAGGCGGCCCTGGCGCACCTCGACGACCTCTCGGAAGCGGCGCGGGCGATTGGGGCGGTCAATACGGTGGTGAACCGGCAGGGTCACCTGACCGGGGAGAACACGGACGCGCCGGGCTTGAGCGCCGCGTTGGGGGAACTGGGAGTCGTGTTCGGCAGAAACGAGACTCACCCCACGAATGACCCTGTGGTCGTGCTGGGAGCCGGAGGTGCGGCCCGGGCCGCCGTCTATACCCTGCTCGGGCTGGAGCGGAACGTCTACATCGTGAACCGGACCCGAGAACGGGCCGAGGAACTTGCGAGGATGCCCGGTTTCGGGGAGGCCAAGGCGCGGGCCGCCGACCCCCACGAGCTTCCCTGGCCCGAGGTCCGCCTGATCGTCAACGCCTCCAGCGCGGGCCTGGACGCCCCCGACGAGACGCCGCTGCCCGGCTTCGACTTCACGGCCCTCGCGCCGGGGGCCCTCGTCTACGACATGGTGTACAGGCCGCGCGAGACCCGCCTGATGCGGGAGGCCCGCGCCGCCGGGGTGCGCGCGGAAAATGGCCTTTCCATGCTGGCCCACCAGGCGCGGCTCGCCTTCCTCGCCTGGACGGGCGTGGACGTGCCGACGGGGGTGTTTCTGGAGGCGCTGGAGGTCGCCCGTTGACGCGGTTGCTTCGGGCCGGGCGGGAGCTGCCGCGCCACCGCAGCATTCCGCTCGCGGTGCTCGTGCTCGTGCTGCTGCTCACGGTGGCGGCGTCGGCGCTGCTCAACCGTTTCGTGCTCGACCAGCAGCAGGCGCGCTTCGAGCGGGAGGCGGGGGCCTACACCTTCGGGTTGCGCGACCGCCTGAGCGACTACGAGAACCTGCTGCGCGCCACACGGTCCTTCTGGCGGGTGGAAGGCCCGGAGGGACCCGGCCAGGCCGACTTCGCAGCGTACGTGGGGAGCCTGGGGCTGGGGGGCCGTTACCCGGGGGTGCAGGCGGTGGGCTTCGTCCGCTGGACGGTGGGCCAGAGCGGGGCCGTGGCGAGCCCCATCACGCTGATCTCCCCCCTGAACGCGATGAACCGCCGGGCGCTGGGCTTCGACATGATGACTGAGCCCCGGCGGCGCGAGGCCATCTTGCGGGCGCGCGAGCGGGGCGCGGTGCAGGTCACCCGCCCCCTCGAACTCGTGCAGACGGACGAGGCGGGGCGTCCCCTGCCCGGGCTGCTGCTGCTGCTGCCGGTGGAGCGGGGCGGCGACCTGCGCGGCTTCGTGTACCTCGCGGTGCGCACCGACGAGTTCTTGCAAGGGCTGATCCCCGCCGACAGGGCGGGGGGCCTGAGCGTGCGCCCGCTGCTGAACGGCGAGCCCCTGCGCGGCATGCCCCTTCCCCTGGCGAGTCCGGTGGGCTTCCGGGACGTCTCGCGGCTGGAGGAGGCGGGCGCGACGTGGGAACTGCGCTTCGCCGCCCCCTTCAGCTTCGGGCGGGACGTGGCGGCGGGCGCGCCGGTGGGGGTGCTCGTGGCGGGGCTGCTCGTGGCGGGGCTGGCCTTCCTCCTCACCCAGGCGCAGGTCCACGCCCGCGAGCGGGCCGAGGTGGCGAGCCGCCGCCTCGCCCAGTCGCAGGCGCGGCTGGAGAGATCGCGCGCCGAGTTCGAGGCGATCTTCCAGGCGATGCAGGACGCGGCGGCCTTCACGGACCCCGGGGGAAACATCCGGCTCGTCAACCCGGCGCTCGCGCGGCAGTTCGGGTACGGGCCGGGCGACCTCGCCGGGCAGCCCCTCGCCCGGCTGCACCTCGACCCCCGGCTGGAAGAGAGAAAGACCTTCCAGGGGATCACCACCCCCTACCGGAGGTCGGACGGCAGCGTCTTTTCCGGCGAGACCGGGCGCAGCGAGGTCGTCGGGCCCGGGGGCGAGGTGCTGGGCCTGCTGGAGGTCGTGCGCGACGTGACCGAGCGGGTGGAGGCCGAGCGGGCCCTCCAGGCCGGGGAGCGGCGCTACCGGGGCGTGCTCGACGCGATTCCCCACATCCTGTGGGTGAGTGACCCCCGGGGCGAGACGACGTACGTGAACGCCCAGCACCGCGAGCGGCTGGGGGGCGACCCGGTGCGCTCGCGCGTCCACCCGGGGGACCGGCCCGCCTACGCCCGCCTGTGGGAGGAGGCCGAGGCGGGCGAGACACGCGCCCAGGCGGAGGTGCGGCTCGAACTCCCCGGCGCCTCCCGCTGGTTCGTGCTGCGGGTCTCCCCGGTGCAGGGCGGGCGGGGCGAGGTGACCGAGTGGGTGGCCTCGGCCACCGACATCCACGACCGCGTGACTGCCGAGCGGCTCGCCCAGCGCAACGAGGAACGCTCGCGGGGCGTCCTGGAGGGGTTGCCGCAGATCGTGTGGCTCACCGACCCGGGGGGCCAGCCCACCTACTTCAACCGCCGCTGGGCCGAGTACGTGGGGCCCGAGCGGGCCGGGGACAGCTTCCTCACCCTGCTGCACCCGGGGGACCGCGCCGAGTACAGGGCGCGCTGGGCGGCGGCGGTGCGGGCCGGGCGCCCCTTCGAGGCCGAGCACCGCCTGCTGGGGCACGGGGGCCGCTACCGCACCTTCGTCACGCGCGGCCTGCCGGTTCGCGACGCGGGGGGAACGGTCATCGAGTGGGTGGGCACAAGTACCGACGTGGACGATCAGGTTCACGCCGAGGCCGCCGCCCGGCTCCTCGCCGACGTGTCCGAGCGCCTCTCGGCGCGGGCGGAGGACCCGCTGGCGGCCCGGAGCGAGCACTACCGCGCCGCGCTCGACCGCATCACCCTGCAACTCGCGGAGAGCGCGGCCCTGTGGGGGGCGCCGCCGGGGGCCCGGCCGCTCGCCACCTCGCGGGTGGGGCAAAGCTGGTCGGCGGCGGAGGTGCAAGACGCCTTGGGCGGCCTGGTGGCGGACGTGGCGCGCGAGGGCGAGGAGCGCCTGCTGCGGTCTCACGCCCTGTTGCACGAGGTCGGGGCGAGCGGGGCGGGCCTCTACCCCCTGACCGGGCGCGACGGCTCGGTGCGCGGGGTGCTGGGGCTGACCTTCCGGCAGGAGCCCACCGAGCGCGACCACGACCTCGCCCTCGAACTCGCCAAGAGATTTGCCACCGCCCTCGACAACGACGCGCTGCGCGCCCAGGCGGAGGCCGCCCGCGCCGACCTGGAGGCCCTCAACCTGTCGCTGGAGGAACGGGTGCGGCAGCGCACGATGGAGTTGCAGGAGGCCAACCGCGAACTGGAGGCCTTTTCGTACTCCGTCTCGCACGACCTGCGCACCCCGCTGCGGCACATCGTGGGCTTCGGCGACCTGCTGCGCAAGGAGGTGGGAGACGGCCTCTCGCCCAAGGGGGAGCGGTACCTCGGCGTGATCACCGACGCGGCGGCCCGCATGAGCCGACTCATCGACGACCTGCTCGCCTTCTCGCGGATGGGGCGTCAGGAGCTGCGCCGGGGGCCGGTGGACCTGAACGCCCTCCTCGCCGAGGTGTGGGCGGGGCTGGAGCCCGACCGCTCGGGCCGCGAGATCGT from Deinococcus aetherius includes:
- a CDS encoding PhzF family phenazine biosynthesis protein; its protein translation is MTSTEISALYRVLSPPGSEGGKTVAVFPTTSGDLQTRAAQSGAPLSVFIESADVSGVALRVFTPTREKGSSDSGALAALAFLQSQGTLLDVVDVTMGGEVFPAQLCGGEWLLRQGDVTVREVEADLSPFGVTGRTAWVASAGRPNLVVEVADMAALEGFMPDVNAISALNRATDTTGLVLFTMGGPNRADASFRAFGPPRGFLEDAASSNMFACLVGVLGVLGRLPTTTNMIRGAQRMPGAPSRLTAQFTSAPDGAADVWVGGRAERSPL
- a CDS encoding benzoate/H(+) symporter BenE family transporter; amino-acid sequence: MTALADLRRDGSGSAVTAGFVAVVVGAASSIGLLVGAARDFGLTHGQTVSWVLACYLAISVTGAVLTWRHRAPVKMAWTTPGLALVASLAAARGLSYPEVLGAYVLSALIMTGLGVTGAFESVTRRIPPALANALLAGVLLPFVLGAFRALPAAPLPVGGMIAVFLLGRVWFARWAVPAALLAGAGLSFASGAVGPVTGGGLGTLVWTTPEFSLRGVLTLALPMTVLTLASQQLPGVAVLRACGFGRVPTSPLITWSGVASVLSAPFGAHTTNLAAITAAIAAGEEAHPDPGRRWVAGLSAAFFYLLLGVFAGWVVGAVGAVPAPVVAALAGLALVSTTLSSTAAALGTEGEREAAFLTLAVTASGVSFLGVGSAVWGLVLGGGFLGLTRWKAR
- the lysS gene encoding homocitrate synthase — protein: MTTDSPAPPIPARSWAIIDSTLREGEQFARGNFGQGDKIEIARALDAFGAEFLEVTTPMVSARTAQDIRVLTGLGLRSKILTHVRCHMEDVRRAVDLGVDGLDLLFGTSSFLREFSHGKSIGQIIDTASEVIGWIKTNHPDLQIRFSAEDTFRSQEADLMAVYRAVSDLGVHRVGLADTVGVATPRQVYTLVREVRKVIHAECGIEFHGHNDTGCAVSNAYEAIEAGATHIDTTILGIGERNGITPLGGFLARMFTFDPQGLIDKYNLDLLPELDRMIARMVGLPIPWNNYLTGEFAYNHKAGMHLKAIYLNPGAYEAIPPGVFGVGRRIQAASKVTGKHAILHKARELGLHYGDEALRQVTDHIKSLAEHGELDDAHLEQVLREWVSA
- a CDS encoding aldo/keto reductase, translating into MHKRSLGRTGLQVTEIGYGAWGISGVQWIGAQDDESLGALRRYLDLGGNFIDTALAYGEGHSEKLVGQVAREREGVIVATKIPPKNRQWPARPQTTADEAFPGDYVIECTERSLSNLGMDGVDVQQFHVWNDSWLGQGDWQDAVAQLKRDGKIKHFGISINDHQPENAIRAVEEGVAETVQVIYNVFDQSPQDRLLDACRANGVGVIVRVALDEGGLTGTITPGTTFPEDDWRNNYFGGDRKVELQSHLRAIEEDLGITANQLPETALRFVLSHPAVSTVIVGMRSVRNVERNAALADGRGLPAEQVARLYGHRWDRNWYNPAD
- a CDS encoding PhoH family protein; this translates as MTDRTPGQPTPAQGGAPAENAGSASATLQLANQREAFALLGAGDANLRRMRELTPAKIIARGETVTITGEQTDVQAAERMVRDALDVVRSGGELTPESLLRSARLSSEGRSLAQETQVSGLNLPRGLKPKTPGQKVYVDKIERSDITFGVGPAGTGKTYLAVAMAVQALKGKKVKRIILTRPAVEAGERLGFLPGDLQAKIDPYLRPLYDALYDMLDQEKFESYLTSGVIEVAPLAFMRGRTLNDAFIILDEAQNTTGEQMKMFLTRMGFSSKVVVTGDVTQIDLPRHVTSGLAVAKRVLGNIEGIAWHEFTDVDVVRHPLVGKIIKAYEKVEEAEQDKRAARRGELASVPEEIIDARE
- the aroE gene encoding shikimate dehydrogenase is translated as MSSPDVPRAFLYADPAAHSLSPAMHRAAFRHAGLRGEYTALRVSAGELGEAVARLREPGVLGANLSLPHKEAALAHLDDLSEAARAIGAVNTVVNRQGHLTGENTDAPGLSAALGELGVVFGRNETHPTNDPVVVLGAGGAARAAVYTLLGLERNVYIVNRTRERAEELARMPGFGEAKARAADPHELPWPEVRLIVNASSAGLDAPDETPLPGFDFTALAPGALVYDMVYRPRETRLMREARAAGVRAENGLSMLAHQARLAFLAWTGVDVPTGVFLEALEVAR
- a CDS encoding PAS domain S-box protein gives rise to the protein MTRLLRAGRELPRHRSIPLAVLVLVLLLTVAASALLNRFVLDQQQARFEREAGAYTFGLRDRLSDYENLLRATRSFWRVEGPEGPGQADFAAYVGSLGLGGRYPGVQAVGFVRWTVGQSGAVASPITLISPLNAMNRRALGFDMMTEPRRREAILRARERGAVQVTRPLELVQTDEAGRPLPGLLLLLPVERGGDLRGFVYLAVRTDEFLQGLIPADRAGGLSVRPLLNGEPLRGMPLPLASPVGFRDVSRLEEAGATWELRFAAPFSFGRDVAAGAPVGVLVAGLLVAGLAFLLTQAQVHARERAEVASRRLAQSQARLERSRAEFEAIFQAMQDAAAFTDPGGNIRLVNPALARQFGYGPGDLAGQPLARLHLDPRLEERKTFQGITTPYRRSDGSVFSGETGRSEVVGPGGEVLGLLEVVRDVTERVEAERALQAGERRYRGVLDAIPHILWVSDPRGETTYVNAQHRERLGGDPVRSRVHPGDRPAYARLWEEAEAGETRAQAEVRLELPGASRWFVLRVSPVQGGRGEVTEWVASATDIHDRVTAERLAQRNEERSRGVLEGLPQIVWLTDPGGQPTYFNRRWAEYVGPERAGDSFLTLLHPGDRAEYRARWAAAVRAGRPFEAEHRLLGHGGRYRTFVTRGLPVRDAGGTVIEWVGTSTDVDDQVHAEAAARLLADVSERLSARAEDPLAARSEHYRAALDRITLQLAESAALWGAPPGARPLATSRVGQSWSAAEVQDALGGLVADVAREGEERLLRSHALLHEVGASGAGLYPLTGRDGSVRGVLGLTFRQEPTERDHDLALELAKRFATALDNDALRAQAEAARADLEALNLSLEERVRQRTMELQEANRELEAFSYSVSHDLRTPLRHIVGFGDLLRKEVGDGLSPKGERYLGVITDAAARMSRLIDDLLAFSRMGRQELRRGPVDLNALLAEVWAGLEPDRSGREIVTRFAPLPTVQGDAGLLAQVFSNLLGNALKYTRTRERAEIEVLSEVQGQELTLTVRDNGVGFDPRYTDKLFGVFQRLHRAEEFEGTGIGLANVRRIVTRHGGRVHAEGMPGEGAAFHVTLPLEAPAPAPELDRAP